The sequence AGGTTCAATCTTTAAATAATTTGTATTGTATCATCTTTCCTTTTTTTcgattttttgttttctgtttttttcttttttttcttccttctttGATGATTTCTTTCAAATTCGTGAAAtctttcaaatcgatgaacttttttcatttttcgatgaactttttttaaaattcaaatgaaatttgaaaaaagttcacaaatttaaatTTGTTCATATGTTTTGAAACAAGTCCTCAAATTTGATAAAAGCTCATTAATTTTGAAGAAAAATTCATTGAGTTTGATAAAAGTTTGTCGAATTCCAAAAAAAGTTCGTTGAATTCGGAAAAAGGTTCAtcgaattcgaaaaaagttcattgaatttgatagaagttcatcgaatttggaaaaaaatcattgaatttgaaaatagttcgtcgaaattgaaaaaaagttcatcaaatttgaaaaggtTTATAGAATTttaaaatagttcatcaaattcaaaaatagttcaccggtttgaagaaaaagttcattCAATTTTTAAAAGTGTGTGTATATTTgaaaaaaagaacaagaaaagaaacagaaaaataaagaaaaaaatatagaaaatacaaacaagaaagaaaaaaagaaacaaaaagaaagaacaaaaagggCAAGTGGGAGAAAACTAAACACACAACTTATGTTGTCCCAGGTGTTTTGTGCaactgcgaaccaacctgtggttgagatggttaggtggacagtggtattcccaacccacctcggaggtgctcatagggacggggtgtgcgtgtgtacgttcatagggatgagtgtatgcgcgtgtatatgagcacttGTGTCTTTACTGATGCTAAAAAAAGGTGTTTTGTGCAGCTTGTCGTGAGCGAAGAGGTCGCAGGTTTGATTCCTTAATCGTGCGGTGCCTGCTTTTTTTCAGTTTTTACAAAAACAGTGAAGGAAACCAACTGGGCCGGTCCAATCACGGCAAGAGGACGTGCACTGCAAGCGCCTGTTAGCAAAATGGCCTATAACAGGCGCCCGCATCGTCAAACAGGGTTTGCCGACGAACGTTGTTAGGAGCCTCCTAGCCTGCACCTGTCATGGGCTTGTCTCCTGGATTTGGCATGTGGGCCTAACCCATGTGTGATCCACCCGCTGCACACTTGTGCTTTAGCAAAATGGCCTATAACGGGCGCCCGCATCGTCAAACAGGGTTTGCCGACATCTGACTTGATATCTGGAGAAGCAACGAGCGACTCATCCGCGGATCAGCTTCTTCCCCTACCTCTGGCAGTGTGGCTCTCTGTTCCCGTCTCCTCCATTCCTTCCTCCCCACGAACATTGTAAAGAGCATTTTCTCGGTAATCTTGTGAGATAGTGTGTAAGATCGATCGGGACTCTAACAAACGTCCGTCTGGATCCTGCTTACGAGAGTGCAAGGTCGCAGTGCCGGTGCGGCGGGCACTCCGGCTCTGCTGCTCGGGTGCTGGACTCATCAGGAGCAGGGGCACGCAGAGGAGACGGGGaaagcaactagttaacgagcgctccttcgatAGCCTCGCAACGATCAGTATGCTCTCAGCCATTCGTCCCGTGTCGTGCTCTGATGCTCCCtccgatttttttttatttttttccgcaTGCGTTTTCGGCTTTTAAACTCTTTTCTTCGGGTTTTTCGATGTTTCGGTTTTCCACATGTCTTCCTTAGTTTTTTGATTAAAAAAATTAATTttcttttttttcacgaaaaacgtgtttttattttttttcctttcgcgagagtcacggccgtgcctatcggaaatgaaaaaaaacgcgttttttgttttttttttctttcgcaggagtcacgattttgcttccacgagaggcacgggtgtgctttcgggagtgtcacggccgtgcctctcggaaacggaaataaaatgttttctattttttttctttcgcgagattcacggttttgcttccgcgagaggcagggTTGTGCTTTAGCTAgagtcatggtcgtgcctctcggaaacgaaaaaaacacattttctgtttttttttctttcgcgagagtcatggttttgcttccgcgagaggcacggttgcgcTTTAGCGAGAgccacggtcgtgcctctcgaaaacgtaAAAAAAGAATCcattttgtgttttttttctttcgcgagagtcacagttttgcttctgtgagaggcgcggttgtactttcgcgagagtcacggcagTGCCTCTCGGAAATAGGAAAAAAATGCGTTCTTTTTTTGTTTTGCGAGggtcacagttttgcttccgcgagaggcacgattgtgctttcgcgagagtcatggccgtgcctcctcgaaaacaaaaaaaacgtgttttctcttcttttttccttccgcgagagttaCGGTTTTGCTTCCCCGATAGGcatggttgtgatttcgtgagaggcacgggcgtgcctctttcggaaagggaaaaaacccgtgctcccggttcggttttttcatccggtttttttcgtccggttttttgtgaaaaaaagttcatcaaaacctatcaacattggatctagttttgaaaatctcgactcgagaaatccaacggtgaaagcaGTTTGAGATTTGGAagcacggtttgagagataaaacgttttgaataaacggatctacgaaaaaaagaaaaactttcagattgcaacaagtggcgcgctgcatgtgtgcCACTTGTCGCAGGCCGAAGAGTTGGAGTAATCTTTGtaacgagtactcctcaactaaTGATTTCGGGAGACGGGGGAGGAATGATGGCGGGGCCGGGTAGATGGGTCTGGCCATGAGAAGCCCACTATTGGTTTTCTCAGTGGGCTGGCGCGGGCATTTTCTCGGCTGATCTTCGCCCAATGCGAGTATTATTTTGATTCTAAAAAAAGAGGATTATTTGAGCTACTGCAATGATTAAAAAAAAAGAACTGACCTACTGTAAGAGAGGTTACATTCAGTGAAGTCACTAGGACTACCTAATGTGCATGCTTTCCATAAAAAAAGGTACTAGTGTGCATGCGTACATTACCTGTGATTCGGTAAAGCCAGTGTGAGCTTGAGTGTTTCAGTCAGTCCATGGAAGGGTCATTCAGTGTGAGATGAGGTTCCACCATCCCAACTTTTTCCTTCCCATTCCATAATTCCTCCCAAGTGCAAAGATTCAGTGTGAGATGAGGTTCCACCATCTCAACTTTTTCCTTCCCATTCCATAATTCCTCCCAAGTGCAAAGAAATCTCAATACTTGGCATGTTTGAACGCGCTCTTTTGAGACATGCTCAGAGTATGAATAGAATGTCtgtttaggacacatctagatgtgacatactTATGTCACATTTAAGCTGATTTTCACTCTGGttgtgctttatttatttatttattttgttcaagttttttttgtttcttgttgctgcattatatatttgtgggagcttagatttgacatccttaaaaaacatctagatgtgaattagacaaactgatagAAGAACAGACAAACATTGGGAGCTATCCATCACTACTTGTTGGGTAAGAGTGCAAATCCAGATGTGTAAGACAGCAACTGTGTTATTTCTAATATGAAGTGATAAATTCTCAGATTATTCAGCAGGCAGTATTTGTTGGGGTTGACAGGTTGATGTACCACCAgcagattcttcttcttcatgaGGCTCCAACATCTGACACCTGCTGGCCGAGGTATCCATCCCCATGTCTCTGGCCACATATATGGTACATTGGTACATCACCATTATAAAATTTCTCAACATATGCAAGGAAGCTGCACCCTTACCTTTGCATCATCAACACTCTGCTTTTCAGATGGTCGCGACGCAGCAACATCACTTGGGTATTCAAGGAAGGAAAACTGCACTGCATTCTCAACTTTGGGAATCCAGATACGGAATCAAACTTCCGTGTGTAAATGAAGAGACTGTAATTTCTCAGGTTATTCTGCTGGTATTTCTTGGGGTCGAGCGGAAGATGCACCAGCAGCTTCTTTCCATACCCTTCCAAGCATGCATCTATCTAGCAGTTCAGATCACATATTCACCAAGTTATAAAATCACGTAGATCGAGGAGGAAACCCGTTGATCACATATTCACCAGCAGCTTCTGACCTTTGGGTGGCAATACATTATGACAACTACAGGGTAAAACATTTGTACAAATGACCATAATCACAACTGACTCTTACAAAACCCATCGATGCTACATAATTCAACACGGGGCATACTACAAGCATGATCAAACAACAGACGAAAAGACTGCCAGGCATCAAGCTGGACTAGCGCATCAAGCTCCGCACAATGGGCGAAGGATACGAACGGTAGATGGGTAATACAGACACCTGGTTATGTATGAATAATGAGATAATAGTTTGTCGGATTATTCAGCCGGTTGTATTTCTTGAGGTCGACAGGTAGATGtgctagcagcagcagcagcttcacgTGGCCTTGAGCGTCTGAAGGGTGGTGGATCTTTGCTCCCAGGTGTCTGGTAGGTCACATACTCACATAGTTATAATATTTCCAGGCTTTGGCATCAGTTTAGAACAATAATACTAGATAAGTACACAGATAAACAGAACATTACAACAAAAATAACACAAAAAAATTCCACGGATAAGCAAATAACAATGAAATGCACAGTAGCGGTGCTGACCTGCGAAGTCGATGGAGCAGCACCAGCATTTACTTCTCCACTTGAAGGCTCCGTCCTCTGCAGCCTCTCCGGCAAGGTCTCCATCCCCATGTGCGACAGCAGAAGCCAGACATAGGTGAGTAACTCTATGCCGGTGCCCAGACTCTTGGCATGTAGGTACCCTCGGCAGTTACTGGCCGAGAAGCAGAGCATCTCCACCCACACACCTTCAATCACCTCCCACATCTTCTCATCACCTAAAGCCAACAATACCTTAGAAATCTCCCAGGCATCGTGGATGAAACGTTCTTGTGTAGCTGGATTTTTCTGTCTGTTGGGCGGTAATTTTGCTGATCCTACAACTTCTGCAACTTGTTTTTTGCGCTCTGCGAGCTCCATCCTGCTGATTAATATCTGCATAATTCCTCCTTCAATTTCTTTTTCGATCTTGAGAATCTCTGACATTTTGTAATTGGTGATCTCCAGAATTGTAGTTTTTCTCGTGAGGATCTGCTTGAGCATTGATATGTTGCCATTGAGGATCTGCTTGACCTTTGACATTTGACCCTTGATGATATCCA comes from Triticum aestivum cultivar Chinese Spring chromosome 5B, IWGSC CS RefSeq v2.1, whole genome shotgun sequence and encodes:
- the LOC123113097 gene encoding uncharacterized protein; amino-acid sequence: MGASADYQCATAQCNQDDASVQHHGSAAWCESSPCHERPDCCRQMSNYMAYLLFVNPEMLMAGTRRFLLNTANDKLEDILKPDKPSLKKILKSDKPSLKEIFQRDISMLDIIKGQMSKVKQILNGNISMLKQILTRKTTILEITNYKMSEILKIEKEIEGGIMQILISRMELAERKKQVAEVVGSAKLPPNRQKNPATQERFIHDAWEISKVLLALGDEKMWEVIEGVWVEMLCFSASNCRGYLHAKSLGTGIELLTYVWLLLSHMGMETLPERLQRTEPSSGEVNAGAAPSTSQTPGSKDPPPFRRSRPREAAAAASTSTCRPQEIQPAE